The following is a genomic window from Actinomadura sp. WMMB 499.
CTCGACGGCACCCTGATCGACAGCGAACCCCGCAACCGCGTCATGTGGCGCAAGCTGTTCGCGTCGCACGGCGTGCCCCACGACGAGGAGCTGATCGCCTCGTTCGCGGGGCGCCGCGGCCTGGAGGTGCTGCGCGACCTGCAGCACATGTTCCCGGGCCGGACGGCCGAGGAGCTGTTCGAGGAGGCGATCTCCTACGAGTCGCTGCCGGGGATGCCGCCGCCCGAACCCGTCCCCGGCGCCGTCGAGCTCGTCCGGTCGCTGGCGGACGCCGGGCTGCCGCTGGCCGTCGTGACGTCCGGGCAGCGCGCGTACGCGGAGGGGCTGCTGGCCGTCCTCGGCATCCGCGACCTGCTGGACATCGTGCTGACCGCCGGGGACGTCGCCACCGGCAAGCCGCACCCCGAGGGGTACCTGGCGGCGGCCCGCGACCTCGGTGTCCCCCCGGCGGAGGCGATCGGTTTCGAGGACGCGCCGGCCGGGGTGGCGGCCGTCAAGGCGGCCGGGATGACCTGTGTCGGCATCACCACGACCCAGCCGGCCATGGCGCTCGCCGCGGCCGACCACGTGGTCGCCGACCTGAAGGAAGTGAACGTCGCGCCGGGGCCCGCGCTGAGCGTGCCCGCGTCCGGCGCGCGACCGTGAGGGACTACGCGTCCGGTGAGGAGTGTGCAGTGAGCGAGCGCAATGTGAGGATCGAGTCGAAGGTGGGCCTGCACGCGCGTCCGGCCGCGCTGTTCGTGCAGACCGCGGCGAAGGCCCCGATGGACGTGACCGTCGCCAAGCGCGGCGGGGAGCCGGTGAACGCCAAGAGCATCCTCGCGGTGCTGGGCCTGGACGCCCGGCACGGCGAGGAGGTCGTGATCTCCGCCGCCGGCGACGAGGCGGACGCGCTGCTCGACAGCCTGGAGGCGCTGCTGGCCACGCCGGAGCCCGAAGGTGCCTGAGGGCGTGCCGGGCGTGCTGCGGGGAGCGGGCGTCAGCCCGGGTGTGGGGTTCGGGCCGGTGCGCGGCATCGCCGGCGCGGTGCCGGAGCCGCCGTCCGGTGACCGGCACGGGGGCGACGCGGAGGCCGAGACCGCGGTCGCCCTCGCCGCGCTCGAGGCCGTCGCCGCCGACCTCGAGGAGCGCGGCGACCGCGCCGCCGCGGCGGGCAACACCGACGGGCGGGACGTGCTGGGCGCGCAGGCCATGATGGCCCGCGACCCCGGGCTAGCCGACGGCGTCCGCGCGAAGGCCGGCGAGGGGACGGCCGCCGCCCGCGCGGTGTTCGAGGCGTTCGGCGTGTACCGCGAGATGCTCGCGGGCGCCGGCGACTACCTCGCCGCCCGCGTCACCGACCTCGACGACATCCGCGACCGGACGATCGCGCGGCTGCTCGGGCTCCCGATGCCCGGCGTGCCCGAGTCGGACGAACCGTTCGTGCTCGTCGCCCGCGACCTCGCCCCCGCCGACACCGCCGTCCTCGACCCCGGCAAGGTCGTCGCGTTCGTCACCGAGGAGGGCGGCCCGACCAGCCACACCGCGATCATCGCCCGCACGATGGGCGTGCCCGCCGTCGTGGCCCTGCCCGGCGCGACCTCCCTCGCCGACGGCACCCCCGTGCTCGTCGACGGCGCCGCGGGCACCGTCCGTCCGGACCCGTCCGGCGCCGAGGTCGACGCCGCCCGCGCGGCCGCCGCGGCGCGCGCGTCCGCGCTGGCCGAGTCGACCGGGCCGGGCGCCACGAAGGACGGGCACCCGGTGCCGCTGCTGGCGAACATCGGCGGCCCGAAGGACGTCGATGCGGCGCTCGCGAACGGCGCCGAGGGCGTCGGCCTGTACCGCACCGAGTTCCTGTTCCTCGACCGGGCGGCGCCGCCGTCCGACGCGGAGCAGGAGGAGGCGTACCGGAAGGTGCTGGAGGCGTTCCCGGACGGCCGCGTGGTCGTCCGCACGCTGGACGCGGGGGCCGACAAGCCGCTCGCGTTCCTGCCGCCCCCCGGCGAGGAGCCCAACCCGGCGCTCGGCGAGCGCGGCCTGCGGATGGCGCTCGCGCACCCCGACGTGCTCGCCGCGCAGCTGCGGGCGCTCGCCCGTGCGTCCGCCGGGACGACCGCGAAGCTGCAGGTCATGGCGCCGATGGTGACGGACGCGGCGGAGGCGGCGTTCTTCGCCCGCGAGTGCGGCAAGGCCGGGATCGAGAGCGCGGGCGTCATGATCGAGGTGCCGGCCGCCGCGCTGCGCGCCCGCGACCTGGCGTCGGAGGTGTCGTTCTTCAGCATCGGCACCAACGACCTGACGCAGTACGCGTGCGCCGCCGACCGGCAGATCGGCAACCTGGCCCACCTGCAGGATCCGTGGCAGCCCGCCGTCCTCGACCTGGTCGCCCCCGCCGCCGCGGCGGGCGTCCCGTGCGGGGTGTGCGGGGAGGCCGCGGGGGACCCGGCCCTCGCGTGCGTGCTCGTCGGGCTCGGCGTGACGTCGCTGTCGATGAGCGCCCCGTCCCTGCCGCTGGTGCGGGCGGCCCTGGCCCGGCACACCCTGGACCAGTGCCGGGACGCCGCCGCTGCGGCGCGCGCCGGCCGCAGCGCCGCGCAGGCGCGCGACCTCGCCCGCGAGCACCTCCCCGGCCTGGACGAACTGGGCGTCTGAGGTCCGTCGTTCGAGGTCCGGCCGCCGGGGCGCCCGCCCCGGCGGCCGGCCCGTCTCAGCGGTAGCTCAGCCCGTGCCCGACCGGCTGCCCGCCCGCCGGGACCGGCAGCCTGCCGGTCGGCGCGGCGGTGCCCGCCAGCACCCGCGCGAGGCCCAGCACCGAGGGCGTCCCGGACGAGTACGCGGCCAGCGTCGCCGCCGCGCCGCGCGCCGAGTCCAGGTCGTACGGGCTGCCGAGCGCGGCCACGACCACCGGCTTCCCGCCGAGGGCCCGGATCCGCGCGGCGGTCGCCGACCCGGCGTCGTCCGTCGTCAGGACCGTGACGTCCGCCGAACCGGGCGCCGCCGTCCGGACGCCCTGGGCGCGCAGCGCTTCGGTGAGCGCCGCGGCCTTCGGGCCGGTCACCGCGACCGTCTTCCCCTTGAGCGGCAGCGTCCCGCCCTTGTCGGCGACGAGCGTGACCGCCCGCTCCGCGACCTGCCGGGCCGTCGCCTCGTGCTGCTCGCCGCCGATGACCGACGCGGCCTTCGCCGGGTCCGCGGGTGCCCGGCCGAACAGCCCGCGCCGCTGCTTGAGCCGCAGGATCCGGGTGACCGACGCGTCCAGCCGCCGCTCCGTGATCTTCCCGGACTCGACGGCCTTCAGCACCGCCCCGTACGCCTCGGGCAGATCGGGCGGCATGAGCAGCTGGTCGGCGCCCGCCTGCACGGCCCGCACCGCGACGGCCCCGTCGCCGTACTCCGACCGGACGCCCTGCATCCGCAGCGAGTCGGTCGTGATCACGCCGTCGTACCCCAGCCGCTCGCGCAGCAGCCCGGTCAGCACCGTCTTCGACAGCGTCGCCGGATCGCCCGACCCGTCGAGTTTCGGGACGACGATGTGCGCCGTCATGATCGCGTCCACTCCGGCGCCGACCGCGGCCCGGAACGGCGGCGCGTCGATCTTCCGCCACTCGTCCGGGGTGTGCTCGATCACCGGCAGGCCCGTGTGGCTGTCGGTCTCGGTGTCGCCGTGGCCGGGGAAGTGCTTGGCGACGGCCGCGACCCCCGCGTCCTGGTAACCCTGGACGGCCCCGGTCACCATCTGCGACACCCGTGCCGGGTCCGACCCGAACGAGCGGACGCCGATGACCGGATTGTTCGGGTTCACGTTCACGTCCGCGACCGGTGCGTAGTCGAGGTTGATCCCGACCGCGCGCAGCTCGGCGCCGGTGACGCGCGCGGCGGCGCGGGCCTGCGCCGGATCGCCGGTCGCGCCCAGCGCCATGTTCCCGGGGAACCGGGTGATGAACGGCGTGCGGGTGACGAGGCCCTGCTCCTCGTCCACGCCCAGCACCAGCGGGATCTTCGACGCCTTCTGCAGCGCGTTCGACTGCGCGGCCGTCTCGCGCGGCGAGCCGAAGTTCTCCGGGAAGTAGATCAGGCCGCCCACGTGGTACCGCCGGATGGTGCGCAGGGCGTCGGCGCGGCTGTAGAAGGTCGGGACGAACAGCTGCCCCACCTTCTCGCGCACGTCCATCTTCGCGACGTGCCCGGGGATCCAGGCGTCGGCCGGCGGCGAGGACGCGCGCGCCGGCGCGGACGCGGCGGCCCCGCCGCGCCCGTCCGTCCCGCCGCCGTCACTGCACGCGGCGAGCGTCGACGCGCCGAGCGCGCACGCCGCCGCGATCACGAGCGAACTCCGTGGAAAACGCACCTGACCAGGCCCCCGACATGGACTCGTCTCCGGTTCATGGGTCGTCACAGGGTAACCGCGCGCGGTGGGTGCGACGGGGCCGCGGCGCCGTCCCGGCCATCCCGCTAGACGGGCAGGGGATGCCCGAGCCTGCGCAGCGCCAGGCCCGCCGCGCCCACCGCGCCGTCGCCCGCGCTGCGCGGCGCCTCGGCGAACCGGTGCCGCAGGCCCGTGCGGACGGCGTCGGCGACCGGGCCCTCGCGCAGCACCGAGCCGTGCATGACGACGGGCGCGCGCGGGTCCGCCAGCGCGGGACGCACCGCGTCCACGTCCCGCAGCAGCGACGCGGCGGCCTCCTCGGTGATCCGCTTGGCGACCGGATCGCCCGCGGCCGCGGCGGCGGCGACGACCGGGCCCAGCCGGCCCAGGGCCGAGGCCGGACGGCCGTAGACCTCCTTGATGATCGCCTGCGCGAGCTGCGGGTTCGGCGGGGTGCCGGGATGCTCCGGATGGCCGGGCGGGCCGTCCGGCGGCGGGGGAGTCTCGTGCACCAGCACGGCCGTCCCGCCGCCGGACGGCAGCGTCGCGGGCTGCGGCAGGACGGGCACGCCCGCGGGGCCGTGCGGACCGTGCACCGCCGCGGATCCGTGCGGGACGTGCGGGGAGTGCGCGCGCGCCGCCGTCCGGTGCGCCCTGTGCTGCCGCCGCCGCGCCGCGTCGATCTCCGCGACGATCGACGGGCCGAGCAGCGCGCGCGGCACCGAGTCGGTGAGCAGGGTGGGGGAGCCGCGGCCGTCGTAGGCGGCCAGCGCCGCGCGGACGGCCTCCTTGCCGAGCCACACCGCCGAACCTTCGTCCCCGACGAGGAAGCCGTACCCGTCCGCGCGCTGCACGATCGTCCCGTCGCTGATCACCGCCGCGCCGGCGCCGGTGCCGGAGAAGACGACGATCCCTTTGGGGCGGCTGGTGCCGGCGGCGAACGCCACCGCGATGTCGGTCACCACCGCGGGGGCGCCGCGCAGGCCCAGCGCCTGCCAGGCGCGCCGCGCCGCGGCCACCGCCGCGGGCCGGCCGGCCGAACCGGCGCCGGCGATCCCGAAGACGCCGGTGAGGACATGGGTGCGGTCCAGGTCTCCGAGGGCCTCGCGCAGGGCGGTCGTCAGCGCCCCGGCGGTGTCTCCACCGGAGTTGGGGTTGGCTCCGGGGCCGGTGCCGGAACCGGCCAAGGCTCCCCCGAGAGTCAGTACGACACAGCGGGTCTTCGTGCCACCCGCGTCTATACCGACCACATACGGACCGGCCAAATGGGTCAACACATGGCGAACCGTAGCCTTTTCTACCGTTGACGCGACATTGTGCACGTAAGAAACTTTCTTCCATGAGGAAACCCATCGGACCCGAGCCGGGGGGCACGGGGGCGCCCGGTGCACCCGGGGACGAGGCGCCGGGCAAGGACCCGACGCCGCTCAGCACAGTGGTGCGGGTGCGCTCGCTGCTGCCCTCACTGCCCCCCGCCGAGCGACGGGTCGCGCAACGCGTCATCGACGATCCAGAGGGGGTCGCCAACTCCACCATCACCGAACTCGCACAGAACTGCGGGACGTCCGAGACCACCGTCATCCGGTTCTGCCGGGCGATCGGCTTCCACGGCTATCCGGAACTGCGGCTGACCCTGGCCACCGAGGCGGGACGCGCCCAGACCGCCAGCGGCGGCCGGGTCATCGGCAGCGACATCAGCCCGGACGACTCGCTCGAACAGATCGTGGAGAAGGTCACCTTCGCCGACGCCCGGGCCGTGGAGGAGACCGCCTCCCAGCTCGACATCAAGATGCTGGAACAGGTCGTCGACGCGGTCGTCGCCGCCGAACGCGTCGACGTCTACGGGGTGGGCGCCAGCGCGTTCGTCGCGGCCGACTTCCAGCAGAAGCTGCACCGCATCGGCCGCGTCTGCTCGGCGTGGGCGGACGCGCACATCATGCTCACCAGCGCGGCGGTCCTGGGCAGCGGCGACGTGGCCATCGGGATCTCC
Proteins encoded in this region:
- a CDS encoding HAD family phosphatase, whose amino-acid sequence is MAVESRALELPLRAAVFDLDGTLIDSEPRNRVMWRKLFASHGVPHDEELIASFAGRRGLEVLRDLQHMFPGRTAEELFEEAISYESLPGMPPPEPVPGAVELVRSLADAGLPLAVVTSGQRAYAEGLLAVLGIRDLLDIVLTAGDVATGKPHPEGYLAAARDLGVPPAEAIGFEDAPAGVAAVKAAGMTCVGITTTQPAMALAAADHVVADLKEVNVAPGPALSVPASGARP
- a CDS encoding HPr family phosphocarrier protein: MSERNVRIESKVGLHARPAALFVQTAAKAPMDVTVAKRGGEPVNAKSILAVLGLDARHGEEVVISAAGDEADALLDSLEALLATPEPEGA
- the ptsP gene encoding phosphoenolpyruvate--protein phosphotransferase; translated protein: MPEGVPGVLRGAGVSPGVGFGPVRGIAGAVPEPPSGDRHGGDAEAETAVALAALEAVAADLEERGDRAAAAGNTDGRDVLGAQAMMARDPGLADGVRAKAGEGTAAARAVFEAFGVYREMLAGAGDYLAARVTDLDDIRDRTIARLLGLPMPGVPESDEPFVLVARDLAPADTAVLDPGKVVAFVTEEGGPTSHTAIIARTMGVPAVVALPGATSLADGTPVLVDGAAGTVRPDPSGAEVDAARAAAAARASALAESTGPGATKDGHPVPLLANIGGPKDVDAALANGAEGVGLYRTEFLFLDRAAPPSDAEQEEAYRKVLEAFPDGRVVVRTLDAGADKPLAFLPPPGEEPNPALGERGLRMALAHPDVLAAQLRALARASAGTTAKLQVMAPMVTDAAEAAFFARECGKAGIESAGVMIEVPAAALRARDLASEVSFFSIGTNDLTQYACAADRQIGNLAHLQDPWQPAVLDLVAPAAAAGVPCGVCGEAAGDPALACVLVGLGVTSLSMSAPSLPLVRAALARHTLDQCRDAAAAARAGRSAAQARDLAREHLPGLDELGV
- a CDS encoding glycoside hydrolase family 3 protein — translated: MIAAACALGASTLAACSDGGGTDGRGGAAASAPARASSPPADAWIPGHVAKMDVREKVGQLFVPTFYSRADALRTIRRYHVGGLIYFPENFGSPRETAAQSNALQKASKIPLVLGVDEEQGLVTRTPFITRFPGNMALGATGDPAQARAAARVTGAELRAVGINLDYAPVADVNVNPNNPVIGVRSFGSDPARVSQMVTGAVQGYQDAGVAAVAKHFPGHGDTETDSHTGLPVIEHTPDEWRKIDAPPFRAAVGAGVDAIMTAHIVVPKLDGSGDPATLSKTVLTGLLRERLGYDGVITTDSLRMQGVRSEYGDGAVAVRAVQAGADQLLMPPDLPEAYGAVLKAVESGKITERRLDASVTRILRLKQRRGLFGRAPADPAKAASVIGGEQHEATARQVAERAVTLVADKGGTLPLKGKTVAVTGPKAAALTEALRAQGVRTAAPGSADVTVLTTDDAGSATAARIRALGGKPVVVAALGSPYDLDSARGAAATLAAYSSGTPSVLGLARVLAGTAAPTGRLPVPAGGQPVGHGLSYR
- a CDS encoding BadF/BadG/BcrA/BcrD ATPase family protein, which codes for MAGSGTGPGANPNSGGDTAGALTTALREALGDLDRTHVLTGVFGIAGAGSAGRPAAVAAARRAWQALGLRGAPAVVTDIAVAFAAGTSRPKGIVVFSGTGAGAAVISDGTIVQRADGYGFLVGDEGSAVWLGKEAVRAALAAYDGRGSPTLLTDSVPRALLGPSIVAEIDAARRRQHRAHRTAARAHSPHVPHGSAAVHGPHGPAGVPVLPQPATLPSGGGTAVLVHETPPPPDGPPGHPEHPGTPPNPQLAQAIIKEVYGRPASALGRLGPVVAAAAAAGDPVAKRITEEAAASLLRDVDAVRPALADPRAPVVMHGSVLREGPVADAVRTGLRHRFAEAPRSAGDGAVGAAGLALRRLGHPLPV
- a CDS encoding MurR/RpiR family transcriptional regulator — encoded protein: MRKPIGPEPGGTGAPGAPGDEAPGKDPTPLSTVVRVRSLLPSLPPAERRVAQRVIDDPEGVANSTITELAQNCGTSETTVIRFCRAIGFHGYPELRLTLATEAGRAQTASGGRVIGSDISPDDSLEQIVEKVTFADARAVEETASQLDIKMLEQVVDAVVAAERVDVYGVGASAFVAADFQQKLHRIGRVCSAWADAHIMLTSAAVLGSGDVAIGISHTGATVETIDALEVAKSNGVTTVALTNFPKSPIAEVADLILTTAARETTFRSGATASRLAQLTVVDCLFVGVAQRTYGSTRKALEATYEAVRGRTVRPDRRRR